A region of Pyxidicoccus parkwaysis DNA encodes the following proteins:
- a CDS encoding RCC1 domain-containing protein: protein MAWPDVDGDGHGARGALAQRFCERVPEGYSEVADDCDDLADTGASTHPGAMEVCDGTDNDCDGQVDEGLPLADYYPDQDGDGVGAGTAVKACRPPPGHVALAGDCDDSDAERRPGGLERLDGKDNNCSGATDEALFSAGENHAVALRQDGTVLAWGSNAWGSLGDGTTTSREVPGPVPGLTRVIALSAGRYHTVALRQDGTVWTWGDNGWGQLGVGDTASMLLVPTQVPGLTDVIAISAGLAHSVALRRDGTVWAWGHNVNGEVGDGSNVNRFRPVQVKSLANVVAVVAGAIHTVALRRDGTVWAWGFNRNGQLGDWTTDNRPVPGQVMWMTEVASVESHGDHTVALKRDGTVWAWGRNNWGQLGDGTTNDSPAPVQVEALGGVSAIFGGADHTVALLRDGSVWTWGGNDGGRLGNGTTRASLVPVRVYGIGEVVSVAAGWSTTMAVQRDGTFRAWGRNEWGLIGDGTKVDRVVPTAVPALDYSTGH from the coding sequence GTGGCCTGGCCCGACGTGGATGGAGACGGGCACGGTGCTCGCGGCGCACTGGCCCAGCGCTTCTGTGAGCGCGTGCCCGAGGGGTATTCCGAGGTCGCGGATGATTGTGATGACCTTGCGGACACCGGAGCGTCGACCCATCCCGGGGCCATGGAGGTGTGTGACGGGACGGACAACGACTGTGATGGCCAGGTCGATGAAGGGCTCCCGCTGGCGGACTACTACCCGGACCAGGACGGCGACGGAGTGGGGGCGGGCACGGCGGTGAAAGCCTGTCGACCGCCTCCGGGCCACGTCGCCCTCGCGGGGGACTGCGACGACAGCGACGCGGAGCGCAGGCCCGGCGGGCTCGAGAGGCTCGACGGCAAGGACAACAACTGTTCCGGAGCCACGGACGAAGCGCTCTTCTCCGCGGGAGAGAACCACGCCGTGGCGCTGCGCCAGGATGGAACGGTGCTCGCGTGGGGGAGCAACGCGTGGGGCTCGCTCGGGGATGGCACGACCACCAGCCGTGAGGTGCCGGGGCCGGTGCCGGGCCTCACCCGTGTCATCGCCCTCTCGGCGGGGCGCTACCACACGGTGGCGCTGAGGCAGGATGGCACCGTCTGGACGTGGGGGGACAACGGGTGGGGCCAGCTCGGCGTGGGAGATACGGCTTCCATGTTGCTGGTGCCCACCCAGGTTCCCGGCCTCACGGACGTCATCGCCATCTCAGCGGGGCTGGCCCACTCCGTGGCGCTGCGGCGCGATGGCACCGTCTGGGCGTGGGGCCACAATGTCAACGGAGAGGTGGGAGACGGAAGCAACGTCAACCGCTTCCGCCCCGTGCAGGTGAAGAGCCTCGCGAACGTCGTCGCGGTGGTCGCGGGCGCGATTCACACCGTGGCCTTGCGGCGAGACGGCACGGTCTGGGCCTGGGGGTTCAACAGGAATGGTCAGCTCGGAGATTGGACGACGGACAACCGGCCCGTGCCCGGTCAGGTCATGTGGATGACGGAGGTCGCCTCGGTGGAATCCCACGGGGACCACACCGTGGCCCTGAAGCGGGATGGCACCGTGTGGGCCTGGGGGCGCAACAACTGGGGACAGCTCGGGGATGGGACGACCAACGACAGCCCCGCCCCCGTACAGGTCGAAGCGCTGGGGGGCGTCTCCGCCATCTTCGGAGGTGCGGACCACACGGTGGCCCTGCTGCGGGACGGGAGCGTCTGGACCTGGGGAGGCAATGACGGTGGGCGACTGGGGAATGGCACGACTCGCGCCAGTCTGGTCCCGGTGCGGGTGTATGGGATTGGAGAGGTTGTGTCTGTCGCCGCCGGCTGGTCGACCACCATGGCGGTGCAACGCGATGGCACCTTCCGAGCCTGGGGACGCAACGAGTGGGGACTGATTGGGGACGGAACGAAAGTAGACAGGGTGGTTCCGACAGCCGTGCCAGCATTGGACTACTCCACTGGCCATTGA
- a CDS encoding LysM peptidoglycan-binding domain-containing protein, whose protein sequence is MAYAIKAGDTLSRIAANHKTSVGALMKANPKIKDANFIRAGDTLRIPGRTDGFDGGPGKKSDVTPTKHAEGTGKGHSTRDTFVDDPKGTDKSSKVKDKKDTGGIKSSDVMKKAKEEGSEINRTGGYRFDGKNDCYGFVRRVWDPILKAQGKSKLPVNDVGSKNWSRIDWDKLKPGAVLSTAKGHAWGDKWHGGLYAGKKNGVHYIYDNSGSKGAKLRPLPSPDYFKYVHTPTLKMLDGKA, encoded by the coding sequence ATGGCCTACGCCATCAAGGCAGGTGACACGCTGTCTCGCATCGCGGCGAACCACAAGACGAGCGTCGGTGCGCTGATGAAGGCGAACCCCAAAATCAAGGATGCGAACTTCATCCGCGCGGGGGACACGCTGCGCATTCCGGGCAGGACGGATGGGTTCGACGGCGGGCCCGGCAAGAAGTCGGACGTCACGCCCACGAAGCACGCCGAGGGGACGGGGAAGGGCCACTCGACCCGGGACACCTTCGTCGATGACCCGAAGGGGACCGACAAGTCGTCCAAGGTCAAGGACAAGAAGGACACGGGGGGCATCAAGAGCTCGGACGTGATGAAGAAGGCGAAGGAGGAGGGCTCGGAAATCAACCGCACCGGCGGCTACCGCTTCGACGGGAAGAACGACTGCTACGGCTTCGTGCGGAGGGTGTGGGACCCCATCCTCAAGGCGCAGGGCAAGTCCAAGCTGCCGGTGAACGACGTGGGCAGCAAGAACTGGAGCCGCATCGACTGGGACAAGCTCAAGCCGGGCGCCGTCCTCTCCACCGCCAAGGGCCATGCGTGGGGAGACAAGTGGCACGGCGGCCTGTACGCCGGGAAGAAGAACGGCGTCCACTACATCTACGACAACTCGGGCAGTAAGGGCGCGAAGCTCCGGCCGCTGCCGAGCCCGGACTACTTCAAGTACGTCCACACCCCGACGCTGAAGATGCTGGACGGCAAGGCCTGA